CGCCCGGGCGAAGGTCGCCGAGGCGCAGACCAAGGTGCAGGATGCCATCGGCTCGATCAACGTGCTCGACCCGACCAGCGAGCTCGGTCGTTTCGAAGACAAGATCCGCCGTCAGGAGGCCCTCGCCCAGGGCAAGGCCGAGATCGCGGCCTCCTCGCTCGACGCGCAGTTCGAGAGCCTCGAGGACCTCGGCGAGCTGACCGAGGTCGAGGCCCGCCTCGCCGAGCTCAAGTCCGGCGGCACCTCGCGTGCCGCCCTCGAAGCAGAGTGATTCCGAGGGGTGGATGCCGTGCGCGGCATCCACCCCTCCTTCTCCCCCCGGAGAGACCATGACCCGTTTCCTGATCGTGCCTCAGTGGCAGGGCTCGCCGTCGGCCCGCGCCATGCTGCTCACCGACGGCGCCGCCGCGATCGCCGGCGATCTGCCGCGCCGTGATACGACGATGCTCGACGTGCCGCTGGAGGCCGGCGACTCTCTCGGCACCGGCATCCGGCGGCTGAGCGCTCTGCTGCGCACTCGTGAACTCGTCACCGAGCGCATCGCCGGCACGAGCGAGCCGACCGTGGTGGTCGGCGGCGACTGCAGCGTGAGCGTCTTCGCCCTCTCGGCGATCGACACCTCGGAGCTCGCCGTGCTCTGGTGCGACGCGCACCCCGACCTGAACGACGCGTCCACCTCGCCGTCCGGAGCGTTCGCCGGGATGGCGCTGCGCGCGGTGATGGGCGAGGGCGAGCCGCAGCTCGCCCTGTCACCCGGGGTGCCCGCCGAGCGGATCGTTCTGCTGGGCTCGCGCTCCATAGACGACACCGAACGGGATGCCCTGGAGCGGGTCAGCGTGCTCTCCTCCGACAGCCTGGCAGATGCCAGCGCCGTGGCCGCAGCGGTGCGTGCGACGGGTGCGAGTCGGGTGTGGGTGCACATCGACGTCGACGTGCTCGATCCTGCGGAGTTCGAGGGCGTCTCCGAAGCCGCGCCCTTCGGGGTGAGCGCGACTGATCTCGCCGCCGCGCTGAGGCGCCTTCGCGAGGAGGTGCCGCTGGCCGGCGCGACCATCGCCGGTTTCGCGCCCCGCAGCCCGGCGGATGCCGTGCTCGACCTCGGCGCGATTCTTCGTCTGATCGGCGCCGTGGCATGACGGCCGAGTGGCGGGCCCACGCAGCGCGCGCGCTCGCGCGCGGACGCCGCGTCGACAGGATCCTGCCTTCGGTGCTGCTCGACTCGCCGATCAGCAGCCTGGGCTATGCCTGGGGCACCGCCGTCGGCTGGGTATGGGGTTCGCTGTGGAGCACGGGGAGAGTGCAGCATCGAGAAGGACTCTGGGTCTTCCAGGGGCTGCCCGCGTGGGCATTCGCGCGCGGTGGAGTCTGCGTGGGCGGATGCTTCCTCACCGGCGACCGTGGTCCGTCAGACGCCGTGCTCAGGCACGAAGCCGTCCACAAGCGCCAGTGGCGCCGATACGGGTTCCTGATGCCCGTGCTGTATCTGCTCGCGGGACGGGATCCGCTTCGCAACTGGTTCGAGGTCGAAGCGGGCTTGGAGGACGGCGGTTACGTGCCGCGGTCGCGGCGAGTCGGTCAGTCGGACGTGAGACCGTAACGGGACGGAGCGTGGATCGCCTCCGCCGGCACGGTTCCCGCATTCGTCAGGTGGTCGACGATGTCGGCGGTGCTCAGCCAGCCGCCGAGCAGAATGACCTCGGTGCCCAGGCCGGCGCCGGATTCGTCGCAGAGCATCTCGTCCGCCCAGGCGATCGCGGCCCGGCTGAGCGCCGCCCCCGTCGCGCGCGGCTGCAGGCCCCGACGCGAGCGGGGCAGCCAGGTCACGGTCATCCGCGGCGGCGCCGAGATGATGCCGATGTCGCCGGCATCGGGCACCTCGATGAAGACGCGGCCGACGGCGCACATGGGCAGCGTGGCGAGGGCGAGCTCGAGATCGGCGAGCGAGTGCTCGTCAGCCGTGATCAGGTGCTGCACCTGCGGTCGGCGGGACGCTCGGCGTGCGGCGCGGCCGGCTGCGTACGTCTGAGTGGTGCCCATGATGACTTCACTCTACCACCTATGTAGGGTTGCCTAACCTCATTCGACCGCGCACCGACGGGCGCGATCAGACGAGCAGTGCCTCCGCCAGCGCATGGAGCTCGGCGTCGGCCATCCCGGCGTCGCGCAGGAACGCGGCCACCGATCCATAGCGGTCGTCGATGTCGGCCAGAAGCGACGCCATCACGGGAGCGGGTGACTCGGTCGCAAGCTGCACGGCGTTCGTGGCGTCGGGCAGGTGCGCGCGCAGGTACTGCACGATCGCGCGGTTCCGCTCCGGCGGCAGCTGCGACGCGGTGAGCGCGTAGTCGGCGACCACGGCATCCCGATCTGCCCCGACCGCACTGAGCGCGAGAGCAACCGTGACACCGGTGCGGTCCTTCCCCACCGTGCAGTGCACGAGTGTCGGCTCGCCTGCCGCGATGATGCGAACCGCGTCCACCAGCCTCGGTGCGGACTCGTCCACGAGATGACGATACATCGCGGTCAGATCCATATTGAGCGTGAAGAACGAGCCGACCGATCCGAGGAACAGCGGGATCCGCGTGATCGGGACGCCGCTGAGAGCGGACGGCTCCCGCTCCACCTCGGCGTCGTCTCGGAGATCGACCACGTGCCGCACGCGGTCGGCGAGCAGCGCACCACCCTCGGGCGTGAGGTCTGCGAGGTGACCGGAGCGCAGCAGCACTCCGGAGCGCACCCGCGCGGAGCCGGCGCGGATGCCTCCGACGTCACGGAGATTCGCGACACCGCCGACGCTGAGCACACTCATGCTCGCACTCGGATCAGACGCGGGGACATGCCTCCACCCTACGCGCCATAGGGCGCGTCAAACGAAACACCTGAAATGCAGATAGACAAGCCTCGAGGAGAATATCTGAGCAATATACGAAGTATGGCACGCAAAAGTCGTGCAGACTGATCCCGCATTTCTCGCTGCACCCGCCGCAAGAGCAGAATATGGCCGTGGTTGAAGACATCAGCGAGTTCGGCTACCTGCCCCAGCAGGCGCAGGCCCTGGGCACCGACCTGCCCCGCGCCGAGCGTATCGCCATAACCCTCCCCGACAGTCGCGCGCTCAGCGCGCTGCGCTTCGGCGACGGCGACCCCGAGGTGACGCTGCTGCACGGTGCCGGTCTCAACGCCCACACGTGGGACGTTGTCGCGCTGCTGCTCGGCCGTCCGGCCATCGCGATCGATCTCGCCGGTCACGGTGATTCCTCTTGGCGCGACGACCTGGACTACTCCCCCGCCGTGCTCGCCGCCGACGTCGCGCGCGCTCTCGCGACCTGGGCGCCGCGCCCGCAGATCCTCGTCGGCCACTCCCTCGGCGGGCTCACGGCACAGATCGTCGCGTCCGAGCATCCGGAACTGGTTCGCGAGCTGATTCTGGTCGACATCGTGCCCGGCCTCGACACCGACGCGGCTCCGTCGGTGCTGCGCGAGTTCTACGCGGTCACCGACTTCGCCTCGCCCGATGAGGCGGTCGACCGCGCACAGGCGTTCGGCTTCGGCGGGAGTCGAGCCGACACCGAGCGCGGCGTCTTCTTCAACACGCGCGTGCGCGACGACGGCCGCGTCGAATGGAAGCACCACTTCGCGCACATCATCGCGTCGGCCTTCGACTCGCTGAAGACGGAGCGCACCGCGCCAGGGGCCGCACCGTGGGCGCAGCTCAGCGCCATGGACGCCCCGGTCACGCTGGTGCGCGGTGAGCGCGGCTTCCTGCAGGATGCCGACGTCGCCGCGTTCACCGAGCACCTTCCCACCGCCGCTGTCATCACCGTCGACGCCGGACACAACGTCCAGGAGACGGCCCCCGACTCCCTCGCCGCCATCGTGACCGGCGCGCTGACCCGCGGGACGCGCTGATCGCGCGCCGCACCCCTTCGAGAGGACGACCCTTGTCTGCTTCCCCCGCCCGGCGCTCCGCCGGATTCGCCGCCCTCGGCCTGCTCGCCGCCGGCGCGATCGCGCTCAGCGCCTGCGCCCCGGCCGCCGAGCCCACGCCGACGGCGTCCGCTGCGGTCGACCCCGATGCGACCCTCACCGTCGGACTCGTCCTCGAGCCCACCAATCTCGACATCCGGCACACCAGCGGCGCCGCTCTCGAACAGGTGCTGGTCGACAACATCTACGAGGGGCTCGTCACCCGCACGCAGGACAACGGGATCGAAGAGCGTCTGGCGAGTGCGTACGAGGTGTCGGCGGACGGACTGACCTACGAGTTCACGCTCAATGAGGGCGTCACCTTCCACGACGGCACTCCGCTCACGTCGGCCGATGTCGTCGCCTCGTACGAGACCGTCAGGACGGATGCCAGTGTGCAGGGCAACGCGGAGTTCGCCGGCGTCACCTCGATCGCAGCTCCCGACCCCCAGACGGTGACGATCACCCTCACTCAGCCCGACCAGAACTTCCTCTTCACCCTCACCGGGCCCGCCGGACTGGTGTTCAAGAACGGTGACACCACCGACCTGAAGACCGATGAGAACGGCACGGGCCCGTTCGTGCTCGATCGCTGGGCGAAGGGCAGCGCCATCACCTTCGACAGGTACGACGAGTACTGGGGAGAGAAGGCCACGATCGGAGAGGTGGTGTTCGAGTACATCCCCGACTTCACCGCCGGAGTGAACGCGGCGCTCGACGGCACGCTCGACGTGCTCACCGCCGTCGACCCGAACCTCGTCTCCCAGCTCGAGGACACCGGCGACTTCACCATCACGAGCGGCCGCACCACCGACAAGGCGACCCTCGCCTTCAACAACCGAAAGGCCCCCCTCGACGACGTCCGGGTGCGCGAGGCACTGCGTCTCGCCGTCGACCACGAGGCGCTCGTCGAGGCGATCGGCGCCGGCCAGACGCTGTACGGTCCGATTCCCGAGCTCGACCCCGGTCACGAGGATCTCAGCGACGTCGCGCCCTACGACCCGGCGAAGGCGAAGAAGCTGCTGAAGGAGGCCGGTCACGAAGAGCTGGATCTCACCCTCACCATCCCGTCGTTCTACGGCACGACCGCGGCTCAGGTGCTGGTGTCGGACTACGCCAAGGTGGGCGTCTCACTCGAGGTCAAGCGCGTGGAGTTCCCCACCTGGCTCGACGACGTCTACACGAACCACGACTACGAGCTCAGCTTCGTGCTGCACGTCGAACCGCGCGATTTCGTGAACTTCGCCAATCCCGACTACTACTTCGGCTACGACAACGCCGAGGTGCAGAAGCTGTACGCCCAGTCGCAGACCGAGATCGACCCGAAGAAGTCGGCCGACCTGCTGAAGAAGGCCGCACGCATCGTCTCCGAGGATCACGCGGCGGACTGGCTGTACAACGGCGCCACGCTCACCGCGCACACCGCGGCGGTCGCCGGCTTCCCGACCGACTCGATCAACTCGCGCATCGATCTCGCCGGCGTGACGAAGTCCGCGGAGTGATCCGCTACGCGCTCACACGGGGAGCCCTGCTGGTCGCAGGGCTCCTCGTGTCGAGCGCGATCATCTTCCTGACGCTGCGGGTGTTCCCCGGGGACGTCGCGCAGCTCATCGCCGGCACTCAGGCCGACCCGCAGACGGTCGCGGCGCTGCGCGAATCGCTGGGCCTGAACAAGCCGCTGCTCGCGCAGTACACCGACTGGATCGGCGGCATCCTGCGCGGCGATCTGGGCACCTCCCAGCTCAGCGGCGCCTCGGTGGGCTCCGAGCTGGTCGAGAAGTCGCGAGTCACGGTTCCCCTCGGGCTGATGGCGCTCGTCATCGCCCTGCTCATCGCGGTGCCGTTCGGGGTGGCATCCGCCCTGCTGCGCGGCCGCGCCGGTGGCACCGCCCTGAGCCTCGGCGCACAGGCCCTGGCCGCGGTCCCCGTGATCTGGGCCGGGATGATGCTGGTCGTCGTCTTCGCCCACTGGCTGGGCTGGCTGCCGGCGCAGGGCTTCCCCCGCGCGGGGTGGACCACTCCTGCCAAGGCGCTCGAGTCGCTGCTGCTTCCCGCGCTGACCATCGGCATCGTCGAGGGCGCCATGCTGATGCGCTTCGTCCGCAGCGCCACGCTGCAGGCCGCCGGCCAGGACTTCGTGCGCACCGCGGCCGCGAAGGGCCTCACACGGCGCCAGGCGCTCATTCGTCACGGCATCCCTGCCGTGGGGCTCTCGATCGTCACGGTGCTCGGCGTGCAGGTCGCCGGCATCGTGGTGGGCTCGGTCGTCATCGAGCAGCTGTTCACCCTTCCCGGCATCGGGCGGATGCTGGTCGCCGACGTCGGCACGCGCGATCTGATCAAGGTGCAGAGCGAGCTTCTCGTGCTCACCGGATTCGTGCTGATCATCGGCTTCATCGTCGACCTCGTGCACCACGCCGTCGACCCCAGGCAGAGAGCGGAGGAGAGCTGATGCCCCGCTGGCTGCGCACGCTGCTGTCATCGTGGACGGGCCGGTTCGCCGCGCTCGTCGTGGTCGTGATCGCGCTGACCGCCCTCGTGTCCGTGTTCTGGACCCCGTTCGATCCGATGCTCTCCGACGTGCGCGGGCGCTGGGCGGCGCCAGGCTGGCCGCATCTGCTCGGCACCGACGGCACCGGACGCGACATCCTCAGCCTGATCATGGCCGGTGCCCGCACCACGGCCTTCGTCGCCGTCGGGGCGGGCATCGTGGCGACGCTCGTCGGCGTCTCTCTGGCCGCCCTCGGCGCCTTGACCGCGAGATGGGTGCGCGAGAGCGTCGCCGTGCTGGTCGACATCCTCATCGCGTTCCCCGTGCTGATGATCGCCATGATGATCTCCGCCGTCTGGGGCGGATCGCTGTGGGTCGTCGTCTTCGCCGTGGGCATCGGCTTCGGGGTGAGCATCGCCCGGGTCACGCGCCCCGAGCTGCGCCGTGTGCAGCAGAGCGACTTCGTGCTGGCGGGACGGGCATCCGGGCTCACCGCCGGCCAGAACCTCGCGCGCCATCTGCTGCCGAACATCGCCCCGGTGTTCATCGTGCAGCTGTCGTGGTCTATGGCCGTCGCGGTGCTCGCCGAGGCCGGGCTCTCGTACCTCGGCTTCGGCGCATCGCTCACCGAGGCGTCGTGGGGCACGCTGCTGGCCGATCTGCAGCGCTACATCGGCGTGCATCCGCTCACCGTCGTCTGGCCGGGCATCGCCATTACGCTCACCGTGCTCGGGCTCAACCTGCTCGGCGACGCGCTGCGCGAGGCCACCGACCCCACGCTGTCGCGCCGCTCCGCGCAGGTGCACGTCCCGGAGGTGGTCGCATGACCCTCGAGGTCGAATCGCTGATCGTCGAGATCGACGGCGCACGCGTGGTCGACGGCGTGACGTTCACGGTGCAGGACGGTCAGCGAGTGGGCCTGATCGGCGAATCCGGATCCGGCAAGTCGATGACCGCGCTGGCGATCCTCGGGCTGCTGCCCGAGGGGGCAGAGGTCGGCGGCAGCATCCGCTGGGACGGCACCGAACTGGTCGGCATGCCAGACCGCGACCTCGCCCGCCTGCGCGGCGATCAGATCGGCATGGTCTTCCAGGAGCCGCGCACCGCCCTCAATCCCATCCGCACCGTGGGCAGGCAGATCGCCGAATCCGTCCGCATCCACGAGCGGATCGGCAGGCGCGAGGCGCGCGAGCGCGCCATCGTCGAGGCGGCCCGCGTGCAGCTGCCCGATCCGGCATCCGTCGTCGACCGGTACCCGCACCAGCTGTCCGGCGGTCAGCGCCAGCGCGTCGCCATCGCGATGGCGCTCGCGTGCCGGCCGCGGCTGCTCATCGCCGACGAGCCCACCACCGCTCTGGACGTGACCATCCAGGCGGAGGTGCTCAAGCTGCTGCTCGGACTCGTGACCGACGAGGGGATGTCGCTGGTGTTCATCACGCACGATCTCGCCGTGCTCTCCCAGGTCGCGACCCATGCGGTCGTCCTCGAGCACGGCCGGGTCGTCGAGCAGGCGCCCATCTCGACGCTGCTCGGCTCGCCGGCTTCACCGGTGACGCGCGCGCTGCTGCGCGACGCGACGGCGACGCTGTGGCGGGCGGATGCCCGCAGCGAGGAGACGGGATCATGAGCGCGCCCGCCGGGCCCGCCGAGCGCGGACTCATCGTCGCCGAGGCCCTGAGCCGCAGCTTCGCCGTGAGACGTCGCACGATGTTCGACCGACCGCGCACGAGCGTCGCGCTGCACCCGACCGACCTCGAGGTCGCCGAAGGCGAGTCGCTCGGTCTGATCGGCGAATCCGGATCGGGCAAGTCGACGCTGGTGCGGCTGCTGCTCGGACTCGACCGGCCCACCGGCGGCCGGGTGCGCGTCGCCGGCCGCGAGGTGGACGCCTCGGCGAGCGCCAGGTCGCTGCACTGGCTGCGCCGGGAGACCGGGCTGGTCTTCCAGGATCCGTACGCATCGCTCGACCCGCGCATGAGCGTCGGCCGGATCGTCGCCGAGCCGCTGTGGGCCCTCGACGTTCCCGGTGACCATCGTGCACGGGTGCGGGAGGTGCTCGCGCAGGTGGGTCTCGACGCCGAGATGGCCGACCGGCATCCGCACGAATTCTCGGGTGGACAGCGGCAGCGCATCGCGCTGGCTCGCGCGATCGTGCACCGCCCGCGCATCCTCGTCGGCGACGAGCCGATGTCGGCGCTCGACGTCACGGTGCGCGCGCAGATCCTCGCCCTGCTGGCCCGGCTGCGCGATGAGGAGGGGCTGACGATGATCACCGTGTCGCACGACATCGGCCTCGTGCAGCACCTCAGCGACACCGTCGCGGTGATGAAGGACGGCCGCATCGTGGAACGCGGGACCGTGGCGACGGTGCTGCAGCATCCCGCCGAGGAGTACACGAAGCGCCTGCTCGCCGCGGTGCCGGTCATCCCCTCGCCCTGACGGACGGCGATGCGGGCGGTGGCGAGAGCTACAGCGCCTTCTGCAGGAAGTGCACGCCCAGGATGCGGCCGAACTTCTCCCCCACCTCGGTGAGCCGGCCGGCGTCGACGAAGCCCGCCTTGCGGTGCAGCGCGATCGATGCGTCGGCGCCGTGATCGGCGATCACGGCGATGACCTGGCGAAGACCGGCATCCCGGCATCGGTCGACGAAGACGGCCAGCAGCGCCCAGCCCACGCCCCGGCCGGCCGCCGAGGGGGCGAGGTAGATCGAGTTCTCGATCGTGAACCGGTACGCCGACTTCGCCGACCAGGGCACGCCGAGCGCATACCCCAGCAGCTCGCCGGACTGCGTCTCGGCGACCAGGAACGGGATGCCCGCCTCGGCGATCCGAGTCACCTTGCCCGCCCAGTCGTCGAGAGTCGATTCGACCTCGTCGAAGGTCACGGTCGAGGTTCGCACATAGTGGTTGTAGATGTCGCGGATCGCCGGCAGATCGGCATCCGTCACCGGACGCACCCGCAGCTCGCTCACGCCTCCCCCGCCACGCGCCAGTCGACCGGATCGGCGCCCATCGATTCGAGCAGGGCGTTCGCGCGCGAGAACGGCCGGGAGCCGAAGAAGCCGCGGCTCGCCGAGAGCGGCGAGGGATGCGCGGACTCGATCGTGGGGGTATGCCCGAGCAGGGGCTTCAGCGCTGCGGCGTCCTTCCCCCACAGCACCGCGACCAGCGGCAGCTCACGCGCGACGAGCGTGCTGATCGCCAGCTCGGTCACCTTCTCCCATCCCCACCCGCGGTGCGATGCCGGGGCGCCGGGGCGAACCGTGAGCACCCGATTCAGCAGCAGCACTCCCTGCTCGCTCCACGCGGTCAGGTCGCCGTGCGGCGCCGGAGCGATGCCCAGATCGCTGTGGCGCTCCCGGTAGATGTTCCCGAGACTGCGCGGCAGCGGGCGAACGTCACGATCGACGGCGAAAGACAGACCGATCGGGTGACCCGGCGTGGGATACGGGTCCTGCCCGGTGATCAGAACCCGAACATCGGCCAGCGGACGCTGGAAGGCCCGCAGCACGTTCGCACCCGCAGGAAGATAGCCGTGACCGGCGGCCTGCTCGGCTCGCAGCCGGTCGCCCAGCTCGGTGATCAGCGGCTGCACGGGCGCGAGCGCCTGCGCCCAGCCTGGGTCGATCTCGCCGTCCTCGGCGAGATCGACGAGCGTGCGTCGCATCAGTCGTCCGTGCGCACGTGCAGCGCGCCGCGTGCCAGCAGGTGCTGTGCGGCCTGGGCCAGCGGGCGCATGGTGACCAGATCGAGGTTCACGCGACGAGGTGCGTTCAGCGCATAGGCGATGAGCTCTGCCACATCGTCCGCGAGCAGCGGCTCGGCGACGCCGTCGTACACCGACTCGGCTGCGACCGCATCGCCGCCGAGACGGTTGAGCGCGAACTCCTCGGTGTGCACCATGCCCGGCGCCACCTCGACGACACGGATCGGCTCGCCGTGCAGCTCCTGGCGAAGCACCTTCACGAGCATCGCCTCGGCGGCCTTGGCTGCGTTGTATCCGCCGCCACCCGGGTACCCGGCCTGCGCCGCGGTCGAGGTGACGAACACCGTGTCCGCATGGCCGTCCGCGGCAGCGGCGCGGCGCAGCAGCGGGAGCAGGCCCGCGACGAGCCGCTGCGTGGCGAGGACGTTCGCGTCGTACATCCACTGCCAGTCGTCGATCGACCCCTGCTCGATGCTGTCGGTGCCGCGCGCGCCGCCGGCCACCTGCACCAGCGCGTGCACGGGCCCGGTGCGCTCGAGCTCGGCGACGAGCGCGGCGACGGCGTCCGAGTCGGTGAGATCGCATGCGACGGTCGACGCCCCGGTCTCGGATGTCAGCTGCGCGAGCCTGTTCTGCCGCCGCGCGACGCCCACCACCTCCCAGCCCTGAGCGCGCAGCACGCGCACGGTCGCCTCTCCGATACCCGAGCTCGCTCCGGTCACCACGGCACGTCTGATCACCATGGTCTCCACCGTATGCGGAACTCGGCCCTTATCCGATCATCGCGCTGTGTTACGTAACATTTCCCGGCGGTTGTCGCCCGCCGCGCGGGTTCGTAGTGTCGCTTGCAGGCATCCAGCCGACCGACCCCACGACCCGAACCTGGGAGCACGTCATGACCGCAGCCGAGAACTGGCGCTTCGAGACCAAGCAGATCCACTCGGGCGCCGCGCCCGACCCGGTCACCAAGGCCCGCGCCACGCCGATCTACCAGACCACCTCGTACGTGTTCGACAACGCCGACCATGCCGCGAACCTGTTCGCGCTGGCCGAGTTCGGCAACATCTACACCCGCATCCAGAACCCCACGCAGGACGTGCTCGAACAGCGCCTCGCCGCTCTCGAGGGCGGCACCGGAGCCCTCGTGCTTTCCAGCGGCCAGGCGGCCTCCACCTTCGCGATCCTGAACATCGCCCAGGCGGGCGACCACTTCGTGGCATCCAGCGCGATCTACGGCGGCACCTACAACCTCTTCAAGTACACCCTCGCCAAGCTCGGCGTCGAGGTGACCTTCGTCGAGAATCAGGACGACCTCGACGAGTGGCGCGCAGCCGTGCGCCCGAACACGAAGCTGTTCTTCGCCGAGACGATCGGCAACCCGAAGATCAACGTGCTCGACATTCGGGGCGTCGTCGACGTGGCCCACGAGAACGACGTGCCGCTGATCGTCGACAACACCATCGCGACGCCGTACCTCATCCGCCCCTTCGAGCACGGCGCCGACATCGTCACGCACTCGGTCACGAAATTCCTCGGCGGTCACGGCACCACCATCGGCGGCGCGATCATCGACGGCGGCACTTTCGCGTGGTCGCAGCACGTCGACAAGTTCCCCGGACTCACCGAGCCCGACCCCTCGTACCACGGCGCGTCGTACACGACCGCAGTCGGCGACGGACTCGCGTACATCATCAAGGCCCGCGTGCAGCTGCTGCGCGACCTCGGCTCTGCCATCTCGCCGCAGAGCGCGTGGAACCTCATCCAGGGCATCGAGACGCTGTCGCTGCGCATCGAGCGCCACGTGCAGAACGCGCAGGAGATCGCCGAGTGGCTCGAGAACCACGACGACGTCGCTTCGGTGAACTACTCGGGTCTGCCGTCGTCGCCCTGGTACGCCAAGGCCAACGAGTACGCCCCGAAGGGCGTCGGCGCGGTGCTGTCGTTCGAGCTGAAGGGCGGCGTGGAAGCCGGCCGTGAGTTCGTGAACAGCCTGAGCCTGTTCAGCCACCTCGCCAACATCGGCGACGTGCGCTCGCTCGTCATCCACCCCGCGTCGACCACGCACTCACAGCTCTCGCCCGAGCAGCAGCTCTCGGCGGGCGTCACGCCCGGCCTCGTGCGCCTCTCGGTCGGCATCGAGAACATCGACGACCTCAAGGCCGACCTCGACAGCGCGCTGGCTGCCGCCCGCCGCGTCGCCGAGGCCGCCCGCGCCTGACCTCCTCCACTCCCGCGGATGCCCCGGACCGGACGGTCCGGGGCATCCGTGCGTTCCAGGCCGGCGGCCCTCCGTCGGCGCCCCGCCCCGCGGGAGAGCTGCGCGGGAGCCACATGCCTGTTCCCGCGGCCCCACAACCGACATCCGGCTCCCCCACACGCCCGGCGGCAGCCATCCGCCGAGCCGCCGATCCTGCGCGGGAGCCACATGCCTGTTCCCGCGGCCCCACAACCGACATCCGGCTCCCCCACACACACCCGACGGCAGCACCGGCCAACTGCCGGTCGGGGCCACTTGCCCCGTCAGGCCGTGGCGATCTCCAGTCGCGCCGCTCGGGCACGCGTCAACCGCCCGAGGAACGCGGATGGGTCGGTCAGATCGGACTCGGTCAGCCGGATCACGATCCACCCGAGATCCTCGAGCCGACGTTGGCGACGGATATCGGCACGCCATTGCTCTTTCTCCGTGCGGTGCCCGTCGCCCTCGTACTCGATCGCGATCTTGAGCTCGGGGTAGGCCAGGTCGACGCGCGCGACGAAATCACCGCCGTCGCGCACGATCCACTGCATCACCGGCTCCGGCAGCCCGTGATCCATGATCAGCACGCGCGTCTCGGACTCCTTCGGAGACTCGGCGCCCTCACGCGCCATGTCCAGCGCACGACGCGCCCTGACACACCCGGAGAATCTCCCCCACTCCTCCAGCCGGCACCGGATCTCCTCACGGGTCGCCAAGGGTCTCGGTGCCTTGATCCCGGGGTAGTTCGCGGCGGTGGTGAGGAGCGCGTCGAAGGCCGCCACCAGCTGAGCGAAACCGAGGGCGGACCGCGTAGTGAGCACTGCCGCGACCGGGTCGACCACTGCCGCCCCCGTGAAGATCATCTGCCGGGCACGGTGCGGCACCAGCCGACGTCCCTTCACTCCCGCACCGCGGGGCGGCGCCGCGTCCGGCCCGACGCACACATGCAGCGGCTCTGCAGCGCTCCAGGCATCCGGAAGCGGCAGTCCCCACAGACGCATCGCGGTGGGACCGACGAACACCTGTCCGGGCAGCATGATGGCGCGATAGCAGTCGACCAGATCGCGAAAGCTCCCCGGGGCGCTTCTCGCACGAGCACCGTGGAACGGACGAGCGAGATCAACGGCGTCTCTTCGTGATCGCCCCACTCCGGCAGCGGCAGCAGCACGGGTTGTGAATCGGTCACCGAGGCGACTGGGCAGGGGCTTCGGTCGGCGCATCCCGACATCGTCGCCGCATCGCGACAGGTGCGGATGCCCAGATCCCGGCATCCGTGCACAACTTCCCGGA
The window above is part of the Microbacterium sp. nov. GSS16 genome. Proteins encoded here:
- a CDS encoding ABC transporter permease, with the translated sequence MPRWLRTLLSSWTGRFAALVVVVIALTALVSVFWTPFDPMLSDVRGRWAAPGWPHLLGTDGTGRDILSLIMAGARTTAFVAVGAGIVATLVGVSLAALGALTARWVRESVAVLVDILIAFPVLMIAMMISAVWGGSLWVVVFAVGIGFGVSIARVTRPELRRVQQSDFVLAGRASGLTAGQNLARHLLPNIAPVFIVQLSWSMAVAVLAEAGLSYLGFGASLTEASWGTLLADLQRYIGVHPLTVVWPGIAITLTVLGLNLLGDALREATDPTLSRRSAQVHVPEVVA
- a CDS encoding uracil-DNA glycosylase codes for the protein MRRTLVDLAEDGEIDPGWAQALAPVQPLITELGDRLRAEQAAGHGYLPAGANVLRAFQRPLADVRVLITGQDPYPTPGHPIGLSFAVDRDVRPLPRSLGNIYRERHSDLGIAPAPHGDLTAWSEQGVLLLNRVLTVRPGAPASHRGWGWEKVTELAISTLVARELPLVAVLWGKDAAALKPLLGHTPTIESAHPSPLSASRGFFGSRPFSRANALLESMGADPVDWRVAGEA
- a CDS encoding ABC transporter ATP-binding protein, which translates into the protein MSAPAGPAERGLIVAEALSRSFAVRRRTMFDRPRTSVALHPTDLEVAEGESLGLIGESGSGKSTLVRLLLGLDRPTGGRVRVAGREVDASASARSLHWLRRETGLVFQDPYASLDPRMSVGRIVAEPLWALDVPGDHRARVREVLAQVGLDAEMADRHPHEFSGGQRQRIALARAIVHRPRILVGDEPMSALDVTVRAQILALLARLRDEEGLTMITVSHDIGLVQHLSDTVAVMKDGRIVERGTVATVLQHPAEEYTKRLLAAVPVIPSP
- a CDS encoding GNAT family N-acetyltransferase; this translates as MSELRVRPVTDADLPAIRDIYNHYVRTSTVTFDEVESTLDDWAGKVTRIAEAGIPFLVAETQSGELLGYALGVPWSAKSAYRFTIENSIYLAPSAAGRGVGWALLAVFVDRCRDAGLRQVIAVIADHGADASIALHRKAGFVDAGRLTEVGEKFGRILGVHFLQKAL
- a CDS encoding SDR family oxidoreductase, with the translated sequence MVIRRAVVTGASSGIGEATVRVLRAQGWEVVGVARRQNRLAQLTSETGASTVACDLTDSDAVAALVAELERTGPVHALVQVAGGARGTDSIEQGSIDDWQWMYDANVLATQRLVAGLLPLLRRAAAADGHADTVFVTSTAAQAGYPGGGGYNAAKAAEAMLVKVLRQELHGEPIRVVEVAPGMVHTEEFALNRLGGDAVAAESVYDGVAEPLLADDVAELIAYALNAPRRVNLDLVTMRPLAQAAQHLLARGALHVRTDD
- a CDS encoding bifunctional o-acetylhomoserine/o-acetylserine sulfhydrylase, coding for MTAAENWRFETKQIHSGAAPDPVTKARATPIYQTTSYVFDNADHAANLFALAEFGNIYTRIQNPTQDVLEQRLAALEGGTGALVLSSGQAASTFAILNIAQAGDHFVASSAIYGGTYNLFKYTLAKLGVEVTFVENQDDLDEWRAAVRPNTKLFFAETIGNPKINVLDIRGVVDVAHENDVPLIVDNTIATPYLIRPFEHGADIVTHSVTKFLGGHGTTIGGAIIDGGTFAWSQHVDKFPGLTEPDPSYHGASYTTAVGDGLAYIIKARVQLLRDLGSAISPQSAWNLIQGIETLSLRIERHVQNAQEIAEWLENHDDVASVNYSGLPSSPWYAKANEYAPKGVGAVLSFELKGGVEAGREFVNSLSLFSHLANIGDVRSLVIHPASTTHSQLSPEQQLSAGVTPGLVRLSVGIENIDDLKADLDSALAAARRVAEAARA
- a CDS encoding ABC transporter ATP-binding protein; amino-acid sequence: MTLEVESLIVEIDGARVVDGVTFTVQDGQRVGLIGESGSGKSMTALAILGLLPEGAEVGGSIRWDGTELVGMPDRDLARLRGDQIGMVFQEPRTALNPIRTVGRQIAESVRIHERIGRREARERAIVEAARVQLPDPASVVDRYPHQLSGGQRQRVAIAMALACRPRLLIADEPTTALDVTIQAEVLKLLLGLVTDEGMSLVFITHDLAVLSQVATHAVVLEHGRVVEQAPISTLLGSPASPVTRALLRDATATLWRADARSEETGS